From a region of the Tenggerimyces flavus genome:
- a CDS encoding Cof-type HAD-IIB family hydrolase, producing the protein MTDRPKLVVSDLDGTLLRTDGTVSDRTRRALARVEEAGSTVIFATGRPTRWMHAVAEQSCHKGIAICSNGAIVYDLHTEEILERHPLAREAGIAVIEAIRAAIPGVSFGVEHGDQFAHEAAYVLHFPIDDKRVDTYVATVDRMWEKPAYKLLVRHVDYDPDTLLAKARDVAGELAELTHSSRSGLLEVSARGVSKASTLALWCSERGIAQEEVVAFGDMPNDLPLLAWAGTAYAVANAHPEVRAAVSRTCPSNNEDGVAQTLEQLFA; encoded by the coding sequence GTGACCGACCGGCCCAAGCTCGTTGTCAGTGACCTCGATGGAACGTTGCTCCGCACGGACGGGACGGTCTCCGACCGGACCCGCCGCGCGCTGGCGAGGGTGGAGGAGGCCGGCTCGACGGTGATCTTCGCGACCGGCCGCCCGACCCGCTGGATGCACGCCGTCGCCGAACAGTCCTGCCACAAGGGCATCGCGATCTGTTCCAACGGCGCGATCGTCTACGACCTGCACACCGAGGAGATCCTCGAACGCCATCCGCTCGCCCGCGAGGCCGGCATCGCCGTCATCGAGGCGATCCGGGCCGCGATCCCCGGCGTGAGCTTCGGCGTCGAGCATGGTGACCAGTTCGCGCACGAGGCCGCGTACGTCCTGCACTTTCCCATCGACGACAAGCGCGTCGACACCTACGTCGCCACCGTCGACCGGATGTGGGAGAAGCCCGCGTACAAGCTGCTCGTCCGGCACGTCGACTACGACCCGGACACGCTGCTCGCCAAGGCGCGCGACGTTGCCGGCGAGCTGGCCGAGCTCACCCACTCCAGCCGCAGCGGCCTGCTCGAGGTCTCCGCCCGCGGCGTGTCCAAGGCGTCGACGCTCGCGCTGTGGTGTTCCGAGCGGGGGATCGCGCAGGAGGAGGTCGTCGCGTTCGGCGACATGCCGAACGACCTGCCGCTGCTGGCCTGGGCCGGCACCGCGTACGCCGTCGCGAACGCGCACCCCGAGGTTCGCGCGGCCGTCTCCCGAACGTGTCCGAGCAACAACGAGGACGGCGTCGCGCAGACGCTGGAGCAACTCTTCGCCTGA
- a CDS encoding ArsR/SmtB family transcription factor has translation MAFDDEARKALDARAIRALAHPLRIRILDLLDERPPLTATEISEIVGESPANCSFHLRTLAKYGFVEEAGGGTGRNRPWQRPSGSIFIDDADADPETRTAASAFHAVKREATFRKVAEWEERHHSYPGEWSKVGFTSEINTALTAAELKEVGQKIFDLVIGIHESRETPPDAERVAIYAWGFPLGRPKGES, from the coding sequence ATGGCTTTCGATGACGAGGCGCGTAAGGCACTCGACGCGCGGGCGATCCGTGCCCTCGCGCACCCGCTCCGGATCCGCATCCTCGACCTGCTGGACGAACGGCCGCCGCTCACCGCCACGGAGATCAGCGAGATCGTGGGCGAGAGCCCGGCGAACTGCTCGTTCCACCTCCGCACGCTCGCGAAGTACGGCTTCGTCGAGGAGGCCGGCGGCGGCACCGGGCGCAACCGGCCGTGGCAGCGTCCCTCTGGCTCGATCTTCATCGACGACGCCGACGCGGACCCGGAGACCCGTACCGCCGCGAGCGCGTTCCATGCCGTCAAGCGGGAGGCGACGTTCCGCAAGGTCGCGGAATGGGAGGAACGCCACCACTCCTATCCGGGCGAGTGGAGCAAGGTCGGGTTCACCTCGGAGATCAACACGGCGCTGACCGCGGCCGAGCTCAAGGAGGTCGGCCAGAAGATCTTCGACCTCGTCATTGGCATCCACGAGAGCCGCGAGACGCCGCCGGATGCCGAACGGGTCGCGATCTACGCCTGGGGATTCCCGCTCGGCCGGCCGAAGGGGGAGTCATGA
- a CDS encoding ABC transporter ATP-binding protein — MRSFALAVRLVWAAGGTAFAVVVALFAISGLGIVALVFFGNALLGELVGGDPSERTVGLVVAALVTAALVSFATATGAGMHKLLIERTIRYCNEILLRLTIQAPLREFDDPRFHDRLERAERAVQASPMIVAMAVPQIIGALVSVAGLAAGLFVIHPALVPVTLLASVPLWLAGRIASDEMYSFSFGNTPGDRARHHIGDVAKNRRLAPEVRAYGLGGFLTRRWTDLYDERLAGVREVVGKHIRRSAIGSGVGMLVLGGVLLVVLWFVQRGDLTVGAAATAAVAVLLLANRSQLAATQLAHVLEHGKYFNDFVELRDWVGGLRPQPAVDTRPFRQLRVDDVTFTYPGAKQPALRQLTASIDEGEVVAIVGQNGSGKTTLVKLLSGLYEPTEGTVTWDGTPVAQLAGDGGLDQVGVVFQDFGRYWFSAAENIGLGAPDRITDTSAIQAAATEAGAATFLDKLPQGFDTPLGVEVDGGADLSGGQWQRVAIARVLFRQATFLILDEPTASLDAEAEAALFETLRELRHGRTVVIISHRFSTVRSADRILVMHEGRVVEQGSHEELMAADGRYARMYRLQSSAYVDVA, encoded by the coding sequence ATGAGGTCGTTCGCGCTCGCCGTGAGGCTCGTCTGGGCCGCGGGTGGGACGGCGTTCGCCGTCGTGGTCGCCCTCTTCGCGATCTCCGGCCTCGGCATCGTCGCGCTCGTCTTCTTCGGCAACGCGCTGCTCGGCGAGCTGGTCGGCGGCGACCCGTCCGAGCGGACCGTCGGCCTCGTCGTCGCTGCGCTCGTCACCGCGGCGCTGGTCTCGTTCGCCACCGCGACCGGTGCGGGCATGCACAAGCTGCTGATCGAACGCACGATCCGGTACTGCAACGAGATCCTGCTGCGGCTCACCATCCAGGCTCCGCTGCGAGAGTTCGACGACCCGCGCTTCCACGACCGGCTCGAACGTGCCGAGCGCGCGGTCCAGGCGAGCCCGATGATCGTCGCGATGGCCGTACCCCAGATCATCGGCGCGCTCGTCAGCGTGGCCGGACTCGCCGCGGGACTGTTCGTCATCCACCCCGCGCTCGTGCCCGTCACGCTGCTCGCGAGCGTGCCGCTCTGGCTGGCGGGGCGGATCGCGAGTGATGAGATGTACTCGTTCTCGTTCGGCAACACTCCGGGCGACCGGGCCCGCCACCACATCGGCGACGTCGCCAAGAATCGGCGGCTCGCTCCGGAGGTCCGCGCGTACGGGCTCGGCGGCTTTCTCACGCGGCGGTGGACCGACCTGTACGACGAGCGCCTCGCCGGTGTCCGCGAGGTCGTCGGCAAGCACATCCGCCGGTCGGCGATCGGCAGCGGCGTGGGCATGCTGGTGCTCGGCGGCGTGCTGTTGGTCGTGCTGTGGTTCGTGCAGCGGGGCGACCTTACGGTCGGCGCCGCGGCGACGGCTGCCGTCGCCGTTCTGCTGCTCGCGAACCGTTCGCAGCTTGCCGCCACGCAGCTCGCCCACGTTCTCGAGCACGGCAAGTACTTCAACGACTTCGTCGAGCTCCGCGACTGGGTCGGCGGTTTGCGTCCGCAACCGGCAGTTGACACTCGTCCGTTCCGTCAACTGCGGGTTGACGATGTCACGTTCACCTATCCGGGCGCCAAGCAGCCGGCGCTACGGCAGCTGACCGCCAGCATCGACGAGGGCGAGGTCGTCGCGATCGTCGGGCAGAACGGATCTGGCAAGACCACGTTGGTGAAACTGCTCTCCGGCCTGTACGAACCGACCGAGGGCACGGTCACCTGGGACGGCACGCCCGTCGCACAGCTCGCCGGCGACGGCGGCCTCGACCAGGTCGGTGTCGTGTTCCAGGACTTCGGGCGGTACTGGTTCTCCGCCGCGGAGAACATCGGCCTCGGCGCCCCCGACCGCATCACCGACACGAGCGCGATCCAGGCGGCCGCGACGGAGGCCGGAGCCGCAACGTTCCTCGACAAGCTGCCGCAGGGCTTCGACACCCCGCTCGGCGTCGAGGTCGATGGCGGCGCGGACCTGTCCGGCGGCCAGTGGCAGCGCGTCGCGATCGCCCGGGTGCTGTTTCGCCAAGCCACGTTCCTCATTCTCGACGAGCCGACCGCCTCGTTGGACGCCGAAGCCGAAGCGGCCCTGTTCGAGACGCTCCGCGAGCTCAGGCACGGCCGGACCGTCGTGATCATCTCGCACCGCTTCTCGACCGTACGTTCCGCCGACCGCATCCTCGTCATGCACGAGGGCAGGGTGGTCGAGCAGGGTTCGCACGAGGAGCTGATGGCCGCGGACGGTCGGTACGCGCGGATGTACCGCCTGCAGTCCAGCGCGTACGTCGACGTCGCCTGA
- a CDS encoding PPC domain-containing protein, with the protein MSFAVAIGAVALITPAFASAAPDDGTDVADRGYQRAAKAAPGKAPSGPNPYLALVKDRDKLDFAGWDRALAYKSKTRAQQKAKVRANAGAAAQQPILHDEEEPAGIYGGNDSQADAEVVNKFGTAKGKNPKARILGQLSHQVVPISALSPNTEDDGSIPLARDTGIEGSRGAIRTTGTIGDGPHGSAGSGSGDFDFYKIEVQAGKQIVADVDGRGLADSIVEIWDAEGNFLAGNDDENASTFDSLLRFTAPKTGVYYVEVAGFLSIPEDPFDSGSGPGADEEGAYQLTITSRTADVDYYSVPLRPGDVLGVTVKNGASHIDLFDPSGKQVMGSSQDASSIMPANTSLPGGGNALADHVAAVAGMHSIAITEGEGLYDVTVEAYRPPLEKEAKPQTLFLDFDGQRLNTNVVGGPGVRTLSPFRAFLGRWGLTRADEPAVVKQIVKTVKENLGSDSLAKNGKAKIVVRNSADNPDTFGNVNVSRVVVGGTIAESGINTIGIAQSIDPGNFGHEETALVLLDAISDPAGPEYSLNTYLTPASNRITFVGTAIGNIVSHEAGHYLGSWHTDSTNAVKNVMDEGGDFAGMYGVGPDNIGGTADDPDADLSSDVFSLFEGFTGTEDSLNRIAFGLTSK; encoded by the coding sequence ATGTCTTTCGCCGTGGCGATCGGTGCCGTGGCCCTCATCACTCCAGCGTTCGCGTCGGCAGCGCCTGACGATGGCACCGACGTGGCCGACCGCGGCTATCAGAGAGCCGCGAAAGCCGCTCCAGGCAAGGCACCGAGCGGACCGAACCCGTACCTCGCGCTGGTCAAGGACCGGGACAAGCTGGACTTCGCTGGCTGGGACCGCGCCCTGGCGTACAAGTCGAAGACCCGGGCCCAGCAGAAGGCCAAGGTGCGGGCGAACGCAGGTGCGGCCGCGCAACAGCCGATCCTGCACGACGAGGAGGAGCCCGCCGGCATCTACGGCGGGAACGACAGCCAGGCCGACGCCGAGGTCGTGAACAAGTTCGGCACCGCCAAGGGCAAGAACCCCAAGGCCCGCATCCTCGGCCAGCTCTCGCACCAGGTCGTTCCGATCTCGGCGCTCAGCCCGAACACCGAGGACGACGGCTCGATCCCGCTGGCTCGCGACACCGGCATCGAGGGTTCGCGCGGTGCGATCCGTACGACCGGCACGATCGGCGACGGCCCGCACGGCAGCGCCGGCTCGGGTTCGGGCGACTTCGACTTCTACAAGATCGAGGTCCAGGCAGGTAAGCAGATCGTCGCGGACGTCGACGGCCGCGGCCTGGCCGACTCGATCGTGGAGATCTGGGACGCCGAGGGCAACTTCCTCGCCGGGAACGACGACGAGAACGCCTCGACGTTCGACAGCCTGCTGCGCTTCACGGCTCCGAAGACCGGCGTCTACTACGTCGAGGTCGCGGGCTTCCTCTCGATCCCCGAGGACCCGTTCGACTCCGGCAGCGGCCCCGGTGCCGACGAGGAAGGCGCGTACCAGCTGACGATCACCTCGCGTACCGCGGACGTCGACTACTACTCGGTGCCGCTGCGCCCGGGTGACGTCCTCGGTGTCACGGTGAAGAACGGCGCGAGCCACATCGACCTGTTCGACCCGTCGGGCAAGCAGGTCATGGGCTCCAGCCAGGACGCGTCGTCGATCATGCCGGCGAACACGTCGCTGCCGGGTGGCGGCAACGCGCTCGCCGACCATGTCGCCGCGGTGGCGGGCATGCACTCGATCGCGATCACCGAGGGCGAAGGCCTGTACGACGTGACGGTCGAGGCCTACCGACCGCCGCTGGAGAAGGAGGCGAAGCCGCAGACGCTGTTCCTCGACTTCGACGGCCAGCGGCTGAACACCAACGTCGTGGGCGGTCCGGGCGTCCGTACGCTCAGCCCGTTCCGCGCGTTCCTCGGACGGTGGGGCCTCACCCGCGCCGACGAGCCGGCGGTCGTCAAGCAGATCGTGAAGACCGTCAAGGAGAACCTCGGCAGCGACTCGCTGGCGAAGAACGGCAAGGCGAAGATCGTCGTGCGCAACTCCGCCGACAACCCGGACACGTTCGGCAACGTGAACGTGAGCCGCGTCGTCGTCGGTGGCACGATCGCCGAGTCGGGCATCAACACGATCGGCATCGCGCAGTCCATCGACCCGGGCAACTTCGGGCACGAGGAGACCGCGCTGGTGCTGCTCGACGCGATCAGCGACCCGGCGGGTCCGGAGTACTCGCTGAACACGTACCTGACGCCGGCGAGCAACCGGATCACGTTCGTGGGTACGGCGATCGGCAACATCGTGTCGCACGAGGCCGGGCACTACCTCGGCAGCTGGCACACGGACTCGACGAACGCCGTCAAGAACGTCATGGACGAGGGCGGCGACTTCGCCGGCATGTACGGCGTGGGTCCGGACAACATCGGCGGCACGGCCGACGACCCGGACGCCGATCTGTCGAGTGACGTGTTCTCGCTGTTCGAGGGCTTCACCGGCACCGAGGACAGCCTGAACCGCATCGCGTTCGGCCTGACCAGCAAGTAG